One stretch of Nicotiana tabacum cultivar K326 chromosome 18, ASM71507v2, whole genome shotgun sequence DNA includes these proteins:
- the LOC107770241 gene encoding G-type lectin S-receptor-like serine/threonine-protein kinase At4g03230, with translation MHFFTSGCMSPEYALDELFSIKSDVFSFGVVLLEIVSGRRNTGFYQSEEALNLLGYVSEKTSHDVVILYLLLSFDSLIENLSQAWKLWTEEAEIQLIDKSLLESCNTSEATKCINIGLLCVQEDPNKRPNMSDVILMLGGEGSSLPQPNRPAFVIRTHTSRKLSSSSSKQYIVSNNQVTITVEEGR, from the coding sequence ATGCATTTTTTCACCAGTGGCTGTATGTCTCCTGAGTATGCACTGGACGAATTGTTTTCCATCAAGTCAGATGTGTTTAGTTTCGGAGTAGTCCTACTTGAGATAGTCAGCGGAAGGAGGAATACAGGATTTTATCAATCAGAAGAAGCCTTGAACTTGTTGGGCTATGTAAGTGAAAAAACTTCCCATGATGTAGTAATATTGTATCTTTTACTTAGCTTTGATTCTCTGATAGAAAATCTATCACAGGCATGGAAGTTGTGGACAGAAGAAGCTGAAATACAATTGATAGACAAGTCCTTACTTGAATCTTGCAACACAAGTGAAGCAACGAAGTGTATAAATATTGGGCTCCTGTGCGTACAAGAAGATCCAAATAAACGTCCTAACATGTCAGATGTTATTTTAATGCTGGGAGGCGAAGGTAGTAGTCTTCCACAACCTAATCGACCAGCTTTTGTAATAAGGACGCACACTTCTAGGAAACTTTCTTCTTCCTCCAGTAAGCAATACATTGTCTCCAACAATCAGGTGACAATTACAGTCGAAGAAGGACGCTAG
- the LOC142172476 gene encoding G-type lectin S-receptor-like serine/threonine-protein kinase At4g03230: MLPSETKSSHLVGDTWQPLKAYLMLTRPTYIYDRRKGNQGTQISHWHKVEGKAKVLMNENNDEVIDVPYIHLETILAATDNFSNAIKLGQGGFGPVYKGIFPGEKEIAVKRLSTHSGQGIDEFKNEVTLIAKLQHRNLVRLLGYCINKTEQILLYEYMLNKSLDTFIFDRTHCQLLDWEKRYDIILGIARGIAYLHHDSRLRIIHRDLKASNVLLDEEMNPKISDFGLARIVEGKGTEANTKKVVGT, from the exons ATGTTACCTTCTGAGACCAAATCATCACATCTTGTTGGCGACACGTGGCAGCCTCTGAAGGCTTACTTAATGTTGACAAGGCCCACATATATTTATG ATAGAAGAAAAGGTAATCAAGGGACACAAATATCTCACTGGCACAAAGTTGAAGGAAAAGCAAAAGTATTGATGAATGAAAACAATGATGAAGTGATTGATGTTCCATATATTCATTTGGAGACCATTTTGGCCGCTACTGACAACTTCTCAAATGCAATTAAGCTCGGACAAGGAGGATTTGGTCCTGTTTACAAG GGTATCTTTCCAGGAGAAAAGGAAATTGCAGTGAAAAGGTTATCTACTCATTCAGGACAAGGCATAGATGAATTTAAGAATGAAGTAACTTTAATTGCAAAACTTCAACATCGAAATTTGGTGAGGCTATTGGGCTATTGCATTAATAAAACTGAACAGATATTACTCTACGAATATATGCTGAACAAAAGTTTAGATACATTCATATTCG ATAGAACACATTGTCAATTATTGGATTGGGAGAAGCGTTATGACATCATATTGGGCATTGCACGGGGTATTGCTTATCTACACCATGATTCACGACTGCGGATCATTCATAGAGATTTAAAAGCTAGTAATGTGTTACTAGATGAGGAGATGAATccgaaaatttcagattttggcttGGCAAGGATAGTTGAAGGAAAAGGAACGGAGGCAAATACAAAGAAAGTAGTGGGGACCTAG